Proteins found in one Methylophilaceae bacterium genomic segment:
- a CDS encoding competence/damage-inducible protein A: MQNIGLYIIGDEILSGKRKDAHLSKMIELLTARGLQLSWAHFLGDVPDQITLLLEASMARGDIAFSFGGIGATPDDYTRQCAAKAAGVPIERHQDAVANIEAQYGESAYPKRVLMADFPKGADLIPNPVNRVAGFSINEHYFVPGFPEMGHPMVEWVLDKYYQHLFHKRDYIEASILVTEVGESDLIDFMNAMLAKYPQLKLFSLPKSGQRRTTELGIKGETVLVNQAIIDLKAGITALGYPWLDI, encoded by the coding sequence ATGCAAAATATCGGTCTTTATATTATTGGCGATGAAATACTCTCTGGCAAACGCAAAGATGCTCATTTGAGCAAGATGATTGAATTACTCACTGCGCGTGGTTTGCAACTCAGCTGGGCACATTTTTTAGGCGATGTTCCAGATCAAATTACCCTCTTATTAGAAGCCAGCATGGCACGCGGTGATATTGCGTTTAGCTTTGGTGGCATTGGTGCTACGCCAGATGATTACACCAGACAATGTGCAGCAAAGGCGGCTGGCGTTCCGATTGAGCGACATCAAGATGCAGTTGCGAATATTGAAGCGCAATATGGCGAAAGCGCTTATCCGAAGCGGGTATTGATGGCAGACTTTCCAAAAGGTGCAGATTTAATCCCCAACCCAGTGAACCGAGTGGCTGGTTTTAGTATTAACGAGCATTACTTTGTACCTGGCTTTCCTGAAATGGGTCATCCAATGGTGGAATGGGTGCTAGACAAATACTATCAACACTTGTTTCACAAACGAGATTATATTGAAGCCTCTATTTTGGTGACAGAGGTTGGCGAGAGTGATTTAATTGATTTTATGAATGCCATGCTTGCCAAATACCCTCAATTGAAGCTATTTAGCTTACCCAAAAGCGGTCAACGCAGAACAACCGAACTGGGCATAAAAGGTGAAACTGTTTTAGTCAACCAAGCGATAATAGACTTAAAAGCAGGTATAACGGCTTTGGGTTATCCATGGCTTGATATTTAG
- a CDS encoding YkgJ family cysteine cluster protein, which yields MHCRPNCGACCIAPSINSPIPGMPNGKPAGVRCIQLDAQNRCLIFGKPERPAFCAGLQASIEMCGEDHLKNPKEHAMVWLSQLEILTKPL from the coding sequence ATGCATTGTAGGCCAAATTGCGGCGCTTGCTGTATTGCGCCCAGTATCAATAGTCCCATTCCTGGCATGCCGAACGGCAAGCCTGCGGGGGTGCGTTGCATACAACTCGATGCGCAGAATCGATGTCTGATTTTTGGTAAGCCTGAGCGTCCTGCTTTTTGCGCTGGCTTACAAGCGAGCATAGAAATGTGTGGTGAAGACCATTTAAAAAACCCGAAAGAACATGCCATGGTTTGGCTAAGCCAGTTAGAAATTCTGACTAAACCTTTATGA
- a CDS encoding MHS family MFS transporter produces the protein MQKTSTTTIAFASFIGTAIEFYDFYIYAMAAALVIGQVFFPTSDPAVQTLNAFLTFGIAFIARPFGAILFGHFGDKVGRKVTLAASLLVMGVSTLLIGLLPGYAMIGIWAPVLLCLLRIGQGIGLGGEWGGAALLATEHAPEGKRGWFGMFPQLGPSVGFLLATLTFLGLSFFLTDAEFKAWGWRLPFIASALLVVVGLYVRFKLAETPIFAQALAQQATHRMPLKPLLKNHLKPILLGAFAMVVCYHLFYTATVFCLSYGTQELGITRPDFLIMLCVAVLFMTLATPISARLSDQFGRRPVLMVSSALALFAGFAMNPLMGGSVITITLFLSLALFLMGATFAPMGAFLPEQFPVAVRYSGAGLAYQLGGIFGASFAPTISQWLVMQGGIAWVGFYTSAMAGISLIAVFFMRETAYS, from the coding sequence ATGCAAAAAACATCGACTACCACAATTGCTTTTGCTAGCTTTATTGGTACAGCCATTGAGTTTTATGATTTCTATATTTATGCAATGGCTGCTGCTTTGGTTATTGGCCAAGTATTTTTTCCGACAAGTGATCCTGCGGTACAAACCTTAAATGCATTTCTCACATTTGGCATAGCTTTTATTGCGCGGCCATTTGGCGCCATTCTGTTTGGCCATTTTGGCGATAAAGTTGGGCGCAAAGTAACCCTCGCTGCTTCGCTATTAGTGATGGGTGTTTCAACGTTGCTGATTGGCCTATTACCAGGCTATGCGATGATCGGTATTTGGGCGCCGGTGTTGTTATGTTTGTTGCGAATAGGCCAAGGTATTGGTTTGGGGGGTGAGTGGGGCGGTGCAGCCTTGTTGGCAACTGAACATGCACCAGAAGGCAAACGTGGCTGGTTTGGTATGTTTCCGCAATTAGGTCCTTCAGTTGGTTTTTTATTGGCAACCTTAACCTTTTTGGGTCTTTCCTTTTTTTTGACCGATGCAGAATTTAAGGCATGGGGCTGGCGTTTACCTTTTATTGCCAGCGCATTGCTGGTTGTTGTTGGTTTATATGTTCGATTCAAATTGGCAGAAACGCCTATTTTTGCACAAGCATTAGCTCAGCAAGCCACACATCGCATGCCACTTAAACCCTTATTAAAAAACCACCTTAAGCCAATACTATTAGGTGCGTTTGCCATGGTGGTGTGTTATCACTTATTTTATACCGCTACCGTATTTTGTTTGAGTTATGGCACGCAGGAGCTTGGTATAACAAGACCAGACTTTTTAATCATGTTGTGTGTCGCCGTATTATTCATGACCTTAGCGACGCCTATTTCGGCACGCTTATCAGATCAGTTTGGTCGTCGCCCTGTCTTGATGGTCAGTAGTGCGCTTGCGCTGTTTGCTGGGTTTGCGATGAACCCGTTGATGGGCGGTTCGGTGATTACCATAACGCTTTTTTTATCGCTCGCCTTGTTTTTAATGGGCGCAACGTTTGCCCCAATGGGGGCATTTTTGCCCGAGCAATTTCCTGTTGCCGTTCGCTATAGTGGCGCTGGTTTAGCTTATCAATTAGGTGGTATTTTTGGCGCCTCGTTTGCGCCAACTATTTCACAATGGTTGGTGATGCAAGGTGGCATCGCTTGGGTTGGATTTTATACGTCAGCCATGGCGGGCATTAGCCTGATTGCCGTGTTTTTCATGCGTGAAACTGCATATTCATAA
- a CDS encoding efflux transporter outer membrane subunit, with protein MMKRYLNMLMVVALLTGLSGCALLGIDDERPHLFALPDSYGDAQTALPSDLAKLDAIPSAWWILYQDPQLNALVEKAIQNNSNIQAAVARIEEADAQMREAGAALLPTVDLGADGVRNRVTETGFFPPFGPNPRENYNLSFRASFELDFWGKFKRTKEAARANFLSTQYAKEMIKLSTESLVVNSYLNLRSLDSQLTNVRENLSISEESLALAKRRQEGGIVSILDVQQASLVRDDLLLQEQETIRLRKLTEHVLNILTLEEVNLDEASLASLPMPPIPPVGVPSSLLENRPDVRQAEQEMIAANARMGAAKAALYPSISLTSSFGGESFALGDILKSASRIWSYGLGLNLPIFNGGILSSRVDQASARQKQALQAYISAVSTAFKEVNDALVNLRQYHTIENIADSKKETTQAMLAVARNRYQAGYSSYLDVLEAQRSHIEAAQSFVQSRQNTLNATVDVFKALGGGWQGSITQDASSDNVVTNQVAK; from the coding sequence ATGATGAAACGATATTTGAATATGTTGATGGTAGTCGCTTTGTTAACTGGTTTATCTGGATGTGCATTGTTAGGTATCGATGATGAGCGACCACATTTGTTTGCTTTGCCAGATAGTTACGGTGATGCGCAAACGGCGTTGCCAAGCGATCTGGCAAAGTTAGATGCAATCCCCAGTGCGTGGTGGATTTTGTATCAAGATCCACAACTCAATGCGCTGGTTGAAAAAGCCATTCAAAACAACAGTAATATTCAAGCTGCGGTTGCACGTATTGAAGAGGCGGATGCCCAAATGCGTGAAGCTGGTGCTGCTTTATTACCAACGGTTGATTTAGGCGCTGATGGTGTGCGTAATCGTGTAACGGAGACAGGTTTTTTTCCGCCATTTGGACCGAACCCGCGCGAAAACTATAATTTATCGTTTAGAGCATCATTTGAGTTAGATTTTTGGGGTAAATTTAAACGCACAAAAGAAGCAGCACGAGCCAATTTTTTATCGACTCAATATGCAAAAGAGATGATAAAACTGTCTACCGAAAGTTTAGTGGTTAATAGTTATTTAAATCTGCGTAGTTTAGACTCGCAACTCACCAATGTCAGAGAAAATCTCAGCATCAGTGAAGAAAGCTTGGCGTTGGCTAAACGCAGACAAGAGGGCGGCATTGTTTCGATATTGGATGTGCAGCAAGCTTCCTTAGTGCGTGATGATTTATTGTTACAAGAGCAAGAGACGATACGTCTTAGAAAATTGACCGAACATGTGTTGAATATATTGACATTAGAAGAAGTCAATCTCGATGAAGCCAGCTTAGCCAGTTTGCCAATGCCGCCAATACCGCCGGTTGGTGTGCCCTCATCCTTGTTAGAAAATCGGCCTGATGTCAGACAGGCTGAGCAAGAGATGATTGCGGCCAATGCAAGAATGGGTGCAGCAAAAGCGGCTTTATATCCTAGTATTTCATTGACGAGTAGTTTTGGTGGTGAAAGCTTTGCCCTAGGCGATATTTTGAAGTCCGCATCACGCATTTGGTCTTATGGACTCGGCTTGAATTTACCCATTTTTAACGGCGGTATACTATCCTCACGTGTTGACCAAGCGAGCGCAAGACAAAAGCAAGCTTTGCAGGCCTACATAAGTGCCGTGTCAACTGCCTTTAAAGAAGTGAATGATGCTTTAGTTAATTTAAGACAATATCATACGATTGAGAACATTGCCGATTCTAAAAAAGAGACTACACAAGCCATGTTAGCGGTTGCAAGAAACCGCTATCAAGCAGGTTACTCGAGCTATTTAGATGTATTGGAAGCGCAGCGCAGTCATATTGAAGCCGCACAAAGCTTTGTACAGAGTCGACAAAATACACTCAATGCAACAGTTGATGTATTCAAAGCCTTGGGTGGTGGTTGGCAAGGTAGTATCACGCAAGATGCTAGCAGTGACAATGTGGTAACCAACCAAGTAGCAAAATAA
- a CDS encoding multidrug efflux RND transporter permease subunit yields MTKFFITRPIFASVLSIIIVLSGLAAAFQLPIAQYPEIAPPTVQITASYPGASADTLSKTVAAPIEEQLSGIDDLLYFNSSADSSGTLVITATFDIGTDIDQATFNVSNRVNIATPRLPDEVRRNGLIVQKKSNDILMAAMLTSTNEKHDRLYLSNYGTLNVLDELKRIKGVGTANIVGGQDYAMRIWLRPDRMAQLGVSTSDIAAAIGSQNNQYAAGKIGQDPAPKTQQLIYTVTAKGRLVDPAEFGNIIIRADGPNGILYLKDVARIELGAQTYNASSALNGQTGVAILVFLQSGANALDTAKAIKEKLNELQENFPEGMTYAIPYDTSDFVSSTIDEVMHTFGEALVLVVLVVFLFLQSWRATLIPIIAVPISLIGTFAGLYLFGFSINLLTLFAMILAIGIVVDDAIVVLENTERLMREEGLDPLPAAIKSIGQVSAAVIAIVLVLCAVFVPVAFQGGIAGQLYRQFAITVAIAVVISGVVALTLTPALCALILKKSHDQENAFFRKFNSGFNRLTRFYTDIVAITLRHKIIGAIAFGGFILAMVVLFRIVPGSLVPPEDQGYIITVVVMPDNATLSRTTKTTEDIRAIVAQDTAVASEFAINGFELFTGANKTNAATMFVRMKDWDERAASADDMVAKVTGIGMQQPDGMGFAVNPPAIRGLGSAGGFEVYVQSQRDSDPIKLAQVMNNFIEAMREEPSLTGLNSFFRPTVPQLKIEVDEAKAISLNVNIADIYTTLQSTMGQFYVNDFNKNGRTYRVQLQAEPEFRMQPEDLGKVYIRSQPTADSPTGNMIPLSALSIVKNVVGAEQLERYNGLLSAKVFGSGAPGVSSGDSIKAVERIAKESLPDGYKIAWTGQAYQEKRTGNAAMLAFGFAIVMVFLILAAQFETWALPLAVIMAVPFALTGALLAVLFRGMPNDIYFQIGMITLIGLAAKNAILIVEFASQKMEEGMPLGQAALEAARLRFRPIVMTSMAFVLGIVPLVIATGAGAAARQSMGTGVFGGMILATFIATIFIPLFFTWLTNTKHIRHHGHIETEEKST; encoded by the coding sequence ATGACCAAGTTTTTTATCACTAGGCCAATATTTGCCTCAGTCCTGTCGATTATTATTGTGCTGTCCGGTTTGGCGGCGGCCTTTCAGTTACCAATAGCGCAGTACCCAGAAATTGCACCGCCAACAGTGCAAATTACGGCAAGCTATCCAGGGGCTAGCGCAGATACACTTTCTAAAACGGTGGCTGCGCCGATAGAAGAGCAGTTGAGTGGCATTGATGATCTGTTGTACTTTAATTCTAGCGCAGATTCCAGTGGTACTTTAGTGATTACAGCGACATTTGATATCGGTACTGATATTGATCAAGCCACTTTTAATGTCAGTAATCGTGTGAATATTGCCACACCACGTTTACCTGACGAAGTCAGACGAAATGGCTTAATCGTTCAGAAAAAATCAAATGATATTTTGATGGCGGCTATGTTGACATCAACCAACGAAAAGCATGACAGGCTGTATCTGAGCAATTATGGCACCTTGAATGTGTTGGATGAGTTAAAACGTATTAAGGGTGTGGGCACGGCAAATATTGTGGGCGGTCAAGATTACGCAATGCGCATCTGGTTAAGACCAGACCGCATGGCACAATTAGGGGTGAGTACCAGCGATATTGCGGCGGCCATTGGTTCACAAAATAATCAATATGCTGCTGGTAAAATTGGGCAAGATCCTGCCCCCAAAACACAGCAGTTGATTTATACCGTCACGGCAAAGGGTCGTTTAGTTGACCCAGCAGAATTTGGCAATATTATTATTCGTGCAGATGGGCCAAATGGCATTTTGTATCTGAAAGATGTGGCGCGAATTGAGCTGGGTGCGCAGACTTATAACGCTTCTTCTGCGCTAAATGGTCAAACTGGGGTTGCTATTCTTGTTTTCTTACAAAGTGGTGCTAATGCACTGGATACCGCAAAAGCCATCAAAGAAAAATTAAATGAGTTGCAAGAAAATTTCCCAGAAGGCATGACATATGCTATCCCCTACGACACCAGTGATTTTGTGAGCTCAACTATCGACGAGGTCATGCATACTTTTGGTGAAGCCCTGGTATTGGTTGTGTTGGTGGTATTTCTCTTCTTGCAGAGTTGGCGGGCAACGCTTATACCTATTATTGCAGTGCCGATTTCCTTAATTGGTACTTTTGCTGGTCTTTATCTATTTGGTTTTTCTATCAATTTATTAACATTGTTTGCCATGATTTTAGCCATTGGTATTGTGGTAGATGATGCGATTGTGGTGCTTGAGAATACGGAAAGACTGATGCGAGAGGAAGGTTTAGACCCTTTACCTGCCGCTATTAAGTCAATCGGACAAGTTTCTGCAGCGGTGATTGCGATTGTGCTGGTGCTGTGTGCGGTGTTTGTGCCAGTTGCATTTCAAGGCGGCATAGCCGGGCAGCTATATCGTCAATTTGCGATAACGGTGGCTATTGCGGTGGTTATTTCAGGGGTGGTTGCATTAACATTGACCCCAGCACTTTGTGCCTTGATTTTAAAAAAATCACATGATCAAGAAAATGCTTTTTTTAGAAAGTTTAATAGTGGATTTAACCGATTAACGCGCTTTTATACTGACATTGTTGCAATCACCTTGCGCCATAAAATCATCGGCGCAATTGCCTTTGGCGGCTTTATTTTAGCTATGGTCGTGTTATTCCGCATTGTGCCAGGTAGTTTAGTACCACCAGAAGATCAAGGTTATATTATTACCGTAGTTGTGATGCCTGATAATGCAACATTAAGTAGGACAACCAAAACAACAGAAGATATTCGTGCAATCGTCGCACAAGATACAGCGGTCGCTTCTGAGTTTGCCATTAACGGATTTGAACTATTTACAGGTGCCAATAAAACCAATGCTGCCACGATGTTTGTGCGAATGAAAGATTGGGATGAGCGTGCTGCAAGTGCAGATGATATGGTGGCAAAAGTAACAGGAATTGGCATGCAGCAACCAGACGGTATGGGCTTTGCGGTCAATCCGCCAGCCATTCGGGGCTTAGGTTCGGCAGGCGGCTTTGAGGTCTATGTGCAAAGTCAACGAGACTCCGATCCTATTAAATTGGCACAGGTGATGAATAATTTTATCGAAGCAATGCGTGAAGAGCCTTCACTCACTGGCTTGAACAGTTTTTTTCGGCCTACCGTTCCGCAACTAAAAATTGAGGTAGATGAAGCAAAAGCAATCTCTCTCAATGTCAATATTGCCGACATTTACACCACATTACAAAGTACGATGGGTCAATTCTATGTGAATGATTTCAATAAAAATGGGCGTACATATCGTGTGCAATTACAAGCAGAACCTGAATTTAGGATGCAACCAGAAGACTTAGGTAAGGTGTATATTAGAAGCCAGCCAACGGCAGATAGCCCAACGGGCAATATGATTCCGCTATCTGCGTTGAGTATAGTAAAAAACGTGGTTGGAGCGGAGCAATTGGAGCGCTATAACGGCTTGTTATCAGCCAAAGTATTTGGTAGTGGTGCGCCAGGTGTCAGCTCAGGAGATTCGATTAAGGCTGTTGAGCGTATTGCAAAAGAGAGTTTACCCGACGGTTATAAAATTGCTTGGACAGGACAAGCTTATCAAGAAAAACGCACAGGCAATGCAGCAATGCTTGCTTTTGGCTTTGCTATTGTGATGGTGTTTTTAATCTTGGCAGCACAGTTTGAAACATGGGCGCTGCCGCTTGCTGTGATTATGGCTGTTCCTTTTGCTTTAACTGGCGCACTCTTGGCCGTGTTATTTAGGGGGATGCCTAATGATATTTACTTTCAAATTGGCATGATTACCCTCATTGGGTTGGCTGCAAAAAATGCTATTTTAATTGTTGAGTTTGCCAGCCAGAAAATGGAGGAGGGTATGCCATTAGGTCAGGCGGCCTTAGAAGCGGCTAGACTCAGATTTAGGCCGATTGTGATGACCTCTATGGCATTTGTATTGGGCATTGTGCCTTTGGTCATTGCCACGGGCGCTGGCGCAGCAGCTCGACAATCAATGGGAACGGGTGTGTTTGGCGGTATGATTCTTGCAACCTTTATTGCTACTATTTTTATCCCATTGTTCTTCACCTGGCTCACGAATACGAAACACATTCGTCATCATGGCCATATTGAAACGGAAGAAAAGAGCACATGA